The stretch of DNA CAGTATCTTCACCAAAAGCTTCAGAATATTCCACACTATCGATAATGGCATCTACTAAGGCATAAAAACCTTTTTTAGCAGAAATATCGAAATATTTGTTCATTTCTTGACGACCATAGGTAGGACGACCAAGTAAGCGACGATGGATATATTCAATAGCTTTAACGACGTAGAGAGAAGACCAATAAAGCTTACGGAAAGTATCCGATTTAGCTAAAATTCGGACAAATTCTCTTACTGTGATCTCGCCATTCTCTAATTTAATTTCTGGGACAGTTAAACGTTGACCTTCATAAACGTCTCGTCCAAAAACTTGACGATAACAAGCTCGTATTAATGCTTGAGTAGAAGCTTCGGCATATTTAACGCCTATGCCATTACTAGCACCAGGTAACTCGTTGTTGAGACGAAAAACTTTTGCACCTAAAGTACCAGGAAATTCACCTCTAGCTTTGGGATTGCTATTTTGGTTTTGAGTAGCAGGACCACGATGAATTAATAAACGCTTTGTATCCTTGCTAAAAGGTGCAGGGCTAGAACTAGGGCTGCGAGTTTCTTTCGGGAAAATTGCCCCAAATTGAATTTCTAAGGGGTCGTTACCAGAACCATAAACGTGCTGATCCGGTAAAGGACGGTCGTATTTGGCAAAGGTAGTAATAAATTGAGGAACTTTACGGAAAGGTGCGCTGTAGTTAAATAAATCCTGTTGCATACCCCAGTTGCGACATTCCTGGGCTTCTTGTCCTAAACCGCGCAGATAGGGAACTGTTTCTTCTCCGAAATAGTCAGAATATTCTTGAGAATCTACTAAAGCATCTACTAAAGCAGCTAGTCCGCCTTGAGAAACGATGGAGAAGTAGTTTTGAACTTCTTCACGAGAAGAAGGGCCACGACCCAAAATATGACGAAAGGCTAATTCTAAGGCACGACTATTGATAAAAGGTTCAAAAAATTGTTGGCGATAAAGAGGTGATTTACAAACTCGACGAACAAACTCTTTCATAGAGATGTCGCCATTTTTTACCTGAGATTCTAAATAAGAAATAGATTGACTGTAGGCACGAGTAATATCTCGTTCAAAAATTTGACGATAGGCTGCTTTAATTACGGCTTGTTTTTCTGATTGTGATAGTCCAGGCTTCATCACAAATTTTTGTCGCCGTTCTGCTGCATTGTAGTAGCTTTGAGGCAGTTGCAAGCCTTGTAAATCAGAAGAAGGACGTTGACGTATTTTATTTGAAGGGCTAGGAGCTTTGAATTCTGCTAAAAGTACATCAAAGTACTGAGTAACAATTTCTTTAGCGTCTGTTTCCCTGTTAAAATAATCGATCGCTGCTGCACGCATTTCTTGTAAAGCGACAATAGTTGCATCAGCAGAGCAAGCGTTTTCAATTACTTCTCGCAAACCTCTTACATTAACGATCAAAATGCTGGGATCGCCTGCGACAATCGCATAGGTTACATAACGCAAAAACCATGATAAATCCCGCAAAGATTTTTGCATATTGGCAGGACCGTATCTGGTAACGTTAATGGGGCGAAAACCTGGTGGAATTGGTCCCGAAGTGCTAAAAAGTGAACGAAATGCCCCAAAAAAACCTGGGCTACTACTACCACGATTTTCAACGTAGGTCATTGCCTCAGCAGGTACTCTAGTATTGCCGCTAGGACTGGCAACTGCCATTTCTTCAATTTCCTGCGGTTTTTCTAGATAAGCCATTGGTGTTCCGCCCGTAAAAATACGATTGGCAGCACGAGAAACAATTAAATCTGCATTATTAGTTATAGTTTGAGCTATTTCTAGTCGTTTAGCACCAGACTCATAATAAGCTGTTAATTCATTTAGTTCGCCTCTTTCAGGAAAACGGTCTTGTTGTTCTGCTTGTAAAATCGTAGAGACCGCTACAGTTTGATAAAGTTGAGGACGGGCTAATGAACTGCCACCACTTGCCGTTACACTCATTGGATTTTAAGTATCTTTTTACTTATAGTTCAGCTTTTAGATTAAAACTTTTCGGGTTACCTTAGCGTGATTGTTAATTTTTGTGTCAAGTACGAAAACTTGTCAGGGAATTTGGAAATTGCTTAAAATTCAATTAGCTTGACAAGCTGAATTCCTCAAAAACACTCAGAATACTATGGTCGAGTCACGTATTGTTTGATTGAGTTATTGCTATTTTTGTCAAGTTAGCGCGATCGCTTTAACTATTTTTCATAAAGTTTTGTTAAATTAGTTTATGCCATCATGCCACTAAAGAAATCGATTGTATCTTTTAAAGCAATAATAAAGTCATCAATTTCGGCACGAGTGTTGTAAAAATATAAGCTTGCTCTGGCACTACCAGAAGCATCAAAAAGACGATGTAATGGTTGGGTACAATGGTGTCCAGAACGAATTGCTACTCCTTCATGATCGAGTAAGGTTGATAAATCACTGGCGTGAATTCCTTGTACATTAAATGCAGCTAAAGCAGCCCGATTTTTCCCATCAAGTTTTGAGGTTGCACCATAAATTCTTAGTTGGGGAATTTCCACTAATTTTTTAAATAAATAAGTAGTTAATTCTTCTTCGTAGGCATGAATTTTTTCCATACCAATTGCAGTTAAATAATCAACGGCTGCTCCAAGAGCGATCGCTTCTCCAATCGCTGGTGTTCCCGCTTCAAATTTATGAGGTAATTCTCCATAGGTTGAATGGTCAAAATAAACTTCAGAAATCATTTCACCGCCACCTAAAAAAGGAGGCATTGCTGTTAGTATTTCTTTTTTGCCATAGAGAAAACCAATTCCTGTTGGTCCACACATTTTATGTCCAGAAGCTACTAACCAGTCACAATTAATTTGTTGAACATCAATAGCCATGTGAGGGACACTTTGACAAGCATCAACTAATACTTTCGCCCCGAATTGATGGGCTAATTCAATAATGTTTTCAATAGGATTAATACAACCTAAAGTATTAGAAACGTGAACAACTGCGACAAGTTTAGTTTTGTTTGACAATAAAGATTTATATTGTTCTAAATCAAATTCTTCTATCTCAGTTAATTGTACGTATTTAATGACTGCACCCGTCTTCTGAGCAATAATTTGCCAAGGAACGATGTTACTATGATGTTCCATGACAGAAAGAATAATTTCATCACCGCGATTTAAATTACTTAAACCCCAACTATAGGCAACTAAATTAATTGCCTCCGAAGCATTACGAGTATAAATAATTTCTTCTCGATGAGCAGCATTAATAAATTTAGCAACTTTATTTCTTGCTCCTTCATAACCTTCAGTTGCTCTAATACTTAAACTATGTGCGCCACGATGAACATTAGCGTTATCTTTTTCATAGTAATTAAGCAAGGCATTTAAAACTGCTTGAGGTTTTTGAGAAGTAGCAGCATTATCAAAATAAATTAAAGGTTTTTCGTGGATTTCTTGAGCTAAGATTGGGAAATCTGAACGAACTAAATCGGCAATAGTTTTGGCTTGGGTAAAAGTCATAATCAATTATCGATATTTTTTTGTATAAAACAAACTGGTAAGCAAATCAATGCAGATAAACAACTTAAATTATTGTTAGCTGATTCTGCATCATTCTCACACTCATTAACTACTAGTTTTCTTAGCTACGATTGTTGCTATTTTAGTAGACAAAGATTTAAGTGAAATACGCTCAATAATTTCTGCGGTAAAACCATTAATTAATAACTGACGAGCATTATCTTCAGTTAAACCACGACTACGAAGATAGAAAATTTCTTCAGCTTCTAATTGACTAACAGTTGCACCATGAGAACATTTAACATTATCAGCAGTAATTCGTAACTCTGGTTTAGTATCAACACGAGCTTTGGGAGATAATAATAAGTTACGATTCAACTGAGCAGCATTAGTTAGTTGTGCTGCTTTGGGAACAAATACTTTACCATTAAAGATAGTATGAGCGCGATCGCTTACTAAACATTTATGTAACTGATTGGTAGTACCATGAGGTTTGCTTAAAGCAATAATACTATGAGTATCGGCGGTTTGTTCGCCGTTAGCTACAGTTAAACCATTGAGATAGGTTTCTGTTTGTTCTCCTTGTTGAGAAATTTCAGGGTTATGACGAGATATCTTACCACCGAAGTTAAATTCAGTTAAAGTGTAACGACTAGCACGTGCTTGGGAAACGGCTGTTTTTCCAATATGATAGGCAGTTTCTGACTCTGTTTGAAAACGAGTATGATTAATTTGAGCATTTTCTCCTAACCAAATTTCAGTCACAGCATTAGTTAGATAAGAAGATTGCCCAGTATACTCTTCAATTATATTTAAACTACAATTTTTTTCGGCAACAATCCAGCTTCTTGGTTGAGAAAAACTAATGGAATCTTCTGTAACAGAAATAAATAACAAATGAATTGGTTGTTCAACTACAGTATTTGGTGCAGCCCAAATAATTGCCACGTCAGTAATACTAGCAGTGTTTAAAGAAGTAAAAACCTCTTCTGCACCTGCTTGAGTTCCCAAATAGGGACGGAAATATTTACAATAAGCTTCTGGTAAATTAGTTAGATTCCCAACGTAAATACCTTTGGGTAAACCTGAAGTATTCGATAACTCAGGCGCATACAACCCGTTAACAAAAACAATGCGACTTTCAGTAGCTTCGGGAATCAAATCAATTGTATCGCTTTCAACAGTACCAGACTTAGCAGCAGTAAAATCTAAATCAAGTAGAGATGATAAATCTGTAAACCGCCATTCTTCATCTTTTTTACTAGGAAATTTCAACCTAGATACCCAAGATGCAGATTGTTCTCTTAAATTTTCTAGCCAAGTGGAC from Stanieria cyanosphaera PCC 7437 encodes:
- a CDS encoding phycobilisome rod-core linker polypeptide, translating into MSVTASGGSSLARPQLYQTVAVSTILQAEQQDRFPERGELNELTAYYESGAKRLEIAQTITNNADLIVSRAANRIFTGGTPMAYLEKPQEIEEMAVASPSGNTRVPAEAMTYVENRGSSSPGFFGAFRSLFSTSGPIPPGFRPINVTRYGPANMQKSLRDLSWFLRYVTYAIVAGDPSILIVNVRGLREVIENACSADATIVALQEMRAAAIDYFNRETDAKEIVTQYFDVLLAEFKAPSPSNKIRQRPSSDLQGLQLPQSYYNAAERRQKFVMKPGLSQSEKQAVIKAAYRQIFERDITRAYSQSISYLESQVKNGDISMKEFVRRVCKSPLYRQQFFEPFINSRALELAFRHILGRGPSSREEVQNYFSIVSQGGLAALVDALVDSQEYSDYFGEETVPYLRGLGQEAQECRNWGMQQDLFNYSAPFRKVPQFITTFAKYDRPLPDQHVYGSGNDPLEIQFGAIFPKETRSPSSSPAPFSKDTKRLLIHRGPATQNQNSNPKARGEFPGTLGAKVFRLNNELPGASNGIGVKYAEASTQALIRACYRQVFGRDVYEGQRLTVPEIKLENGEITVREFVRILAKSDTFRKLYWSSLYVVKAIEYIHRRLLGRPTYGRQEMNKYFDISAKKGFYALVDAIIDSVEYSEAFGEDTVPYERYLTAGGYQLRKTRPGNLGEGIGTKVEKQETPRFIELGTVSDLRTAPEIKQRINQGVSVKRGQSKVFKLTNTSDKVGLKNAIAAAYRQIFERDLNPYIVQTQFTALESKLGNQEITVKEFIEALGCSELYLKEFYAPYPNTKVIELGTKHFLGRAPLNQREIQKYNQILATQGIRAFIGAMVNSMEYIQVFGEDTVPYRRFPTLPAANFPNTERLYNKLTKQDKEIVVPSFEPAKLNI
- a CDS encoding SufS family cysteine desulfurase is translated as MTFTQAKTIADLVRSDFPILAQEIHEKPLIYFDNAATSQKPQAVLNALLNYYEKDNANVHRGAHSLSIRATEGYEGARNKVAKFINAAHREEIIYTRNASEAINLVAYSWGLSNLNRGDEIILSVMEHHSNIVPWQIIAQKTGAVIKYVQLTEIEEFDLEQYKSLLSNKTKLVAVVHVSNTLGCINPIENIIELAHQFGAKVLVDACQSVPHMAIDVQQINCDWLVASGHKMCGPTGIGFLYGKKEILTAMPPFLGGGEMISEVYFDHSTYGELPHKFEAGTPAIGEAIALGAAVDYLTAIGMEKIHAYEEELTTYLFKKLVEIPQLRIYGATSKLDGKNRAALAAFNVQGIHASDLSTLLDHEGVAIRSGHHCTQPLHRLFDASGSARASLYFYNTRAEIDDFIIALKDTIDFFSGMMA
- the sufD gene encoding Fe-S cluster assembly protein SufD, with amino-acid sequence MSQSSMITSREQIKSDPFLLKILQQRSSVPKEKLDSETSTWLENLREQSASWVSRLKFPSKKDEEWRFTDLSSLLDLDFTAAKSGTVESDTIDLIPEATESRIVFVNGLYAPELSNTSGLPKGIYVGNLTNLPEAYCKYFRPYLGTQAGAEEVFTSLNTASITDVAIIWAAPNTVVEQPIHLLFISVTEDSISFSQPRSWIVAEKNCSLNIIEEYTGQSSYLTNAVTEIWLGENAQINHTRFQTESETAYHIGKTAVSQARASRYTLTEFNFGGKISRHNPEISQQGEQTETYLNGLTVANGEQTADTHSIIALSKPHGTTNQLHKCLVSDRAHTIFNGKVFVPKAAQLTNAAQLNRNLLLSPKARVDTKPELRITADNVKCSHGATVSQLEAEEIFYLRSRGLTEDNARQLLINGFTAEIIERISLKSLSTKIATIVAKKTSS